Proteins from a single region of Microtus ochrogaster isolate Prairie Vole_2 linkage group LG5, MicOch1.0, whole genome shotgun sequence:
- the Stmn2 gene encoding stathmin-2 gives MAKTAMAYKEKMKELSMLSLICSCFYPEPRNINIYTYDDMEVKQINKRASGQAFELILKPPSPISEAPRTLASPKKKDLSLEEIQKKLEAAEERRKSQEAQVLKQLAEKREHEREVLQKALEENNNFSKMAEEKLILKMEQIKENREANLAAIIERLQEKERHAAEVRRNKELQVELSG, from the exons CCTACAAGGAAAAAATGAAGGAGCTGTCCATGCTGTCACTGATCTGCTCATGCTTCTACCCGGAGCCTCGCAACATCAACATCTACACCTACGATG ACATGGAGGTGAAGCAGATCAACAAGCGAGCCTCTGGCCAGGCTTTTGAGTTGATCTTGAAGCCACCATCTCCCATCTCAGAAGCTCCACGAACTTTAGcttctccaaagaagaaagaccTGTCTCTGGAGGAGATCCAGAAAAAGCTAGAGGCTgcggaggaaagaagaaag TCTCAGGAGGCTCAGGTGCTGAAACAActggcagagaagagggagcatGAGCGAGAAGTCCTCCAGAAGGCTTTGGAGGAGAATAACAACTTCAGCAAGATGGCGGAGGAGAAGCTGATTCTGAAAATGGAACAAATTAAGGAAAACCGTGAGGCTAATCTAGCTGCTATCATTGAACGTCTGCAGGAAAAG GAGAGGCACGCTGCGGAGGTGCGCAGGAACAAGGAGCTCCAGGTTGAACTGTCTGGCTGA